tatttttcctttttatgtcAGGAAATTCATCAGGACAATCATGcacatataaatataattattacGCTTCTACATAACAAAATCAGACACACTCaacacataaaaaaatatttaaattaatgttctcttatatccaaaattaatttaattcataattttttttaataaacataatcaaaattataacataaaaaaatgaatatctcattgcatcgcacgggtaaaaagtactagtttatatataaatattgagTTGTTTACTAATGAAAAGTACAGAATACAATTCCTTCACTCCCAATTAATCAAGCTTAAGAACTGGAAATTACTGCGGGAATATCATGAACCCGCAAGTGAGAAGTagaataaaaaagaaaacaattctGCATGGTTGATTGAAcctcaaaacaaaaacaaaagtcaCACACAACTCCTTGGCATCATCAAATAATTGTTCCGATCAATTTGTCTTTCATTGAACCAAAACCTAAAAATTCTTCTATGAAAGTCAAGAAAGTGAGAAACACGAGATaagtaaatgaaaataaatttcaGGTAGCAATTTAATTACAAATCTTCGTAGAAATGTCAATAGTGTAATCAATTGGGGTGAAGCAGAGACCATAaaggggaaaaaaaaaaagggggtgGGTGAAGCTCTTTTgggttggattttttttttttgtcgcacgggtaaaaatacATGTGAAGGAtgctaaaaatataaaattttgatGAGGTGCCAAACGAGCCACGGCATGTTTTTGGTAGCGGGATTAAACATTAAGGTAAATTATTTCTTTTTAGATAGGATCAAAATCGTACTTTTTGAAATAGAGAAACTAAAACCGAAGCAAAACTATTTTGTAGAGAccgaaaacatatttaagcctacaCACCTCCGAGGCCTCGGCGCCGTGGGCGCCCAAAGAAGAGTCATGCGGGGAAGCATGCCTCTACGAGTTCTCTTTGTAGGCCTAGAGGTCGCCCGAAAAAATCCAGTTCCGAAGAAAATTCGAAGGTTCCCACGCCGGTTAGCTCCCCATCTCCTTCTGGCCCCTACTTCACTCGTGCTACAAATGCTTGGCTTTTGGGTAAGGCGGCAGGCTTGGTTTTCTCTGGCAGTGATGAAGAGGCCATTCGTAGACTGGCCAAGGACCTGAAGGAAAATTGGCCAGTTAACTTATAGGTTCCTTGTGCCGTTTCTTTTGGTGTTTCTGGATTTGGGGTTTTAGTTGGCTCTTGGGGCTTTAAGTTGTTGGTGTCTctttattttcgtttttattCTTCAGCTGGGTTTTGTGTATTTTCTTGCgggtgtttttttgtttttctgtgTGGTTTCTTCCTTTCGGGGGGTTGTACTTTATTTCTATCTTATTAATAAAGCTCTTTTGTTCTcgaaaaaaaatgattaaaacTTGCATATGTGTGCAGTGCTGATGGTTTTCTGCTTCATTCAAGAATGGATGTAGCTACTGCAATTGAAGTGGAGGAAATTAATGATGCGGGAGTACAGTGCAACACATTAATAATGTTCCTAGATCTTCATTGAGAATATAAAGATGTTTAAAACATGtagataattaattttaaaaacatattaACATTTTTTTCGTCTAAAATACGTACGTCTACATAACACCCCCACAAGTTctagaggaaaaaaaaatagtatagCAAACGTGAAACATAAGTTACACATAAGATGGATTAAAGAAATGGAAATTATGGTCTGTCCACTAATTTTGAATTCTTGCACCTGGTAGATATTTGGGAAAGAAGCATCTGTTGCAATACCACACAAGCCTTCCTCTGCATCTATGTCTCTCTGCATCCTTATATATCCTTTTTCTCCCCATCTCTTGCCCCATGAGTTTTTTGCAAGCCAATACTTAGTACCATCTTTATTTATACCAAAACCAACTATTGTAACTTCATGGTTGTTCCTAGTTCCACATTCTCCTGAAAAAATACCACTTGAGTAAAATTGGAAGTTCCTTCCAACAGCAATAGAAACTGACACGGGTTGATTAGCCACGGCTTTGAGGAGTGCTTTCTCACTATTACTAGGGACCCTTCCATAGCTATGAACCGGAATCTCAACTATGTGAGAGGCCTTCTTATCACAAGTTCCATCAACTCCCTTGTATGGATAATTTTCTTGTGAGGCGATTCCACCCTTTGCTATAATGAATTCAAATCCATCTTCCATATTGCCACCACTACATCCGTTGCTCACACCATTTGTGTTACAATCCACGAGTTGTTGCTCCGAGAGGGACACTAATTTTCCACCAGCTATTTTGAACATACTTTCTATTGCTGCCACGGTTGAAAATGCCCAGCAACTACCTAATatatcataaaacaaaattaagaaagcATTGGTTTTAATTTAATGGAATTAATGAAATTAGTAATGAAATTAAGAAAGCACAAAAATATGCTTTGATGATGGTGTGCTTTATCTTAccacaatgcctttgatttttaACTCGAGTTACAGCCCCTCGTTTCCTCCAATCCATGGTAGCAGGAATATCAGTGACATTTTCATACTTAAATGTTATTCCTGTATTTTTCATCTGTCCATATAATCTGTTTAAACCTGTACTGGAAGCCTTGAATTCTTCATTGGTTTGGTCAGCAAGATGATTAATTTTGAGTTTGTATGATTTGTTCCCAGCCATATTGAAGGATTCAATGTAGGCCAAATTGTCTTTGAATATTTGGTAACGTTTTTCCTTCTCTGCAGCATCCTTATAGACCTTGCCATGTTTTGACATCCATTGCTCGTGTCTTTCTGATAATGAAACTTCGTCTTGAAGAAGGGTTCTAGACATTGCCTGAGAACTCCAAAGTGCAATTATGATGAAAAGAGCAACAAGATATTGGTTTTGGtccatggaagttagaaaaagCTAAAGAAAATAAAGCGAAGGATTGAATGGAAGTTCTTTTTCGTTGAATTGTATATGTTAGAGGTAAGGTAAAATCAACTTGGTgggtgaaaaataaaataactggATAGATAGAGTTTATATAGAAGTGATATGCTGATATTTAATTGTATTTGTATAGAAGCGAAATTCAATAGAGatctcttatcttttttttcttttgaaaggaTTTCTTATCTTAATCAGTTTTAAATTGGTATATGAAGAAATTTTGTTGACCCAGCAAATTATCTTTGAGTTTGGTTGAAAGTTTATCTTTCAATGGAAGTTTATCTTTCAATGAATATCTTTTTTAACAACTTTTGCTATGAATTTTCAGTGAAGACACTAAATTTTAtatcagaaaataaaataaggcTTCCAATGTTTTGCATGTTTAATTACCGGTTTATAGGTTCCAAAAAAGAAATACCGATTTATTCAAATATAGttataaaaatatcacaaaatatTCATATATATCTTTATCTCCTATATTTTAATGAGAAACCACGAACTTTATGTTTGAAAAGTTTTACAAAGATATTtagtttttttcctttttttactAGCAAAAGATATTAGTTTATTCATATTTTTAGAATTATcttttatggaaaaaaaaattaatttgaataattcaatttttttttcaaaataaatttcatgAAAAAATAGTTATCCAAAATTTAAAGATTTAACTTACGCATTTcggaaaaaaaaagatttaactTACGaatgaatttatttatttaaacacaAGTTATTAACACAATAGATAATTTCAACTGCACACAATACTTTTGCAATGAAGTTAATTTGTatttcgttcaaaaaaaaaagttaatttgtatttgaatttcaagtaaaaaaattcataaaaacttgattttttttgttacatgggAGGAAAAAAAATTGCCCGAGTCATGGTAGAAcactaaattttaaaatttgaattttctaCTTATAATGATTAGGCAGAAAACGATACTTTCCTAACAGGACTTTTCATAGCTCGAGATCTTAGAGCCACGACAGCAACATTATGCAGTGAACACCAATTGGTTATCTCCCAAATCTGTGGTTATTATCGAGCTAATGTCATTGATGTTACAGTACTCAAAACATAATGATTTATTGGAGTAAATGTTCAATTTCATCCCTGAAAATGTAGGCGTCGGGCAATTTAGTCCTAAAAGAATGAAATACTCTCTGCAATGAAATACTCTCTACAGTTCCTGATTGCATCAAATGTCGATCAAGTCAGTCTCTATGGTAAGATAAAACATAGGTTAAGTTAGTCCATGTAGAGACTAACTGTCCCACTAACTAGACCGACATTTGAAACAATCAGGACCCCAAATAGATGTTTCTCTCTCCTATGGACTACCTTGGCCGGCACTGCACTTTCATGACAAAATTGACTATTCACTCTATTTTTTTTGTACTATCTTGGCTATGTTCAGGTAAGAAAGCTTCCCTAGCATAATTCTACTAACTGTAGGTTTGAAACTTTTTTTACAATAAATTCTAAAATCAAAACTAATTTGTAGGATAGGCTTCTATGAAAAGCCTTTAAAtatcataattgattctaaggAAGAATAGAAATTGACGCAAACATGCTATGAGATTGTTACAAACTGACTTGCACAAGTTTTCATCTATGTAAGCGTGATTAGAAGCAAAAACATTAATATGATCTATGTAAAATGCAAGCTGAACTACTACCTAGGCCCTTCCATGTATAACGTGTAAGCTAAAATACTACCAACAATGCTATCATTTGGGTACAGCTTACAGAAATCTAGCGAAAACAATATACAAAAGCAGGGAATAAGCATTGCATTTAACTAGAACTAGAACGGAATATTAGACAGAACCAACAATTTCCAGGTTACATTGACAAGTCGGTACATGTATACATACATCTTTGAGGGTTGGGGATTGGAGGAAAACTGCATATAAGACCTGAATTCTAATCTATCAGCCACAAAAGGCCCTGTGTTTTAACATTAATCACTAGAACAGTTGACTCCTTGTTTCATTATCTCTTTACATTTATGTGCTAGCCGGATATGGGAAGCTAAGACCAGTTTGCCGCCTCACATGCTCAGGTATGAGTTTAATGATC
This portion of the Lotus japonicus ecotype B-129 chromosome 3, LjGifu_v1.2 genome encodes:
- the LOC130744107 gene encoding ervatamin-B-like: MTRLFLTSMDQNQYLVALFIIIALWSSQAMSRTLLQDEVSLSERHEQWMSKHGKVYKDAAEKEKRYQIFKDNLAYIESFNMAGNKSYKLKINHLADQTNEEFKASSTGLNRLYGQMKNTGITFKYENVTDIPATMDWRKRGAVTRVKNQRHCGSCWAFSTVAAIESMFKIAGGKLVSLSEQQLVDCNTNGVSNGCSGGNMEDGFEFIIAKGGIASQENYPYKGVDGTCDKKASHIVEIPVHSYGRVPSNSEKALLKAVANQPVSVSIAVGRNFQFYSSGIFSGECGTRNNHEVTIVGFGINKDGTKYWLAKNSWGKRWGEKGYIRMQRDIDAEEGLCGIATDASFPNIYQEYIPNKGGLPFIASTTNWFMEIVTESFFNSPKSI